The proteins below come from a single Chrysoperla carnea chromosome 1, inChrCarn1.1, whole genome shotgun sequence genomic window:
- the LOC123300849 gene encoding uncharacterized protein LOC123300849, with the protein MCVLITVTLILITMQLTNGNGCGMEKTTFLKTFGSRPSEVQFYTLLYKNNEITGITEECLLHCKNDLMCTNVIVFYNNSECFQYRNTNDFYSFETKEFNLISDRNAVFFEKKCLPVPENCSSKLWAFERVLNYTLVSNGVTLPGLYTELECVQKCLVETRFPCHSINYKLKIDSQNAIYSNVTQNMGTCHLNDGNDRHTLPNAFRVSTYGNDYIENQCLNISTGEHCFYEEYKNKIFPNTNIQFTVPSKELCQKKCDMNTIFNCYGFSLVPFNTSSYICLLHSEDLYLIGPNSLLTSYNSQYFERSKCLNLTVSCTDVDMFIKYTPDRKFDGRIYMQGYSEVKDCNEYGHGNTTIVLHIGVLKRTCGLIEAMSSDKNRSLVYGYLIIQYNPLIQTQGDRLVKVGCLINKDDQVDNVTLDSTIHLNSSFPDQGEIIIANSTIKPVIRIMIVDPITNMDVNEVQIGQEIQLRVQIEPADGPYDISPGKLWAIGENNSDSILLLDDSGCPVRPNIFPGFIKTRYPTKLLLTSNFLAFKFITSNTVKFKIMIHFCILKCPEVNCTLNRQIRNTDSDDDNLMNDDKNFSPSSNDTDAMIPIEYVIIVNQNISSDRYMDDGRILIAGYDIGRNEVCLDYYLLLGLLILWFVIQLIIFVGCIMVVRKYKKLYGMTYIEPTSALSDTQSRAQSNCSCGTQRSNNSQRRLQWDDHLYIGPSSSIYD; encoded by the exons ATGTGTGTATTAATCACTGTTACATTGATACTAATTACAATGCAACTCACTAATG gaaatGGATGTGGAATGGAGAAAACAACCTTTTTAAAAACGTTTGGTTCACGACCAAGTGAAGTACAATTTTATACgttgttgtataaaaataatgaaattacagGCATTACGGAAGAATGTTTATTACattgtaaaaatgatttaatgtgTACAAATGTTattgtgttttataataattcagaATGTTTTCAATATCGAAATACCAATGATTTTTATTCGTTTGAAACGAAGGAGTTTAATCTAATAAGTGATCGAAATGCTgtgttttttgagaaaaaatgtcTTCCAG TTCCAGAAAATTGTTCTTCAAAGTTATGGGCTTTTGAAAGAGTATTAAATTACACCCTTGTGAGCAATGGTGTAACACTACCTGGTTTATACACAGAATTGGAGTGTGTGCAAAAGTGTTTAGTCGAAACCCGTTTTCCATGCCAttctataaattacaaattgaaaattgatagcCAAAATGCGATATATAGTAATGTAACACAAAATATGGGCACTTGCCATTTAAATGATGGAAATGATCGACATACGCTACCAAATGCATTTCGAGTTAGTACTTATGGAAACGattatattgaaaatcaatgtttaaatattt CTACTGGCGAACATTGTTTTTATGAAGAATATAAGAACAAAATCTTTCcaaatacaaatatacaattCACAGTGCCATCCAAAGAATTATGCCAAAAAAAATGTGATATGAATACAATATTCAATTGTTATGGATTTAGCTTGGTTCCATTCAATACATCGTCCTACATTTGTTTATTACATAGTgaagatttatatttaattggtccaaattcattattaacaagttataattcacaatattttgaacgatctaaatgtttaaatt TAACAGTTTCGTGCACCGATGTGGATATGTTCATTAAATATACTCCTGATCGAAAATTTGATGGACGAATTTACATGCAAGGATACTCAGAAGTAAAGGATTGTAATGAATATGGCCACGGTAATACAACTATTGTACTACATATTGGAGTTTTGAAACGAACATGTGGATTAATAGAAGCAATGTCGTCAGATAAAAACAg atcCCTTGTATACGgctatttaataattcaatataatCCTTTAATTCAAACTCAAGGTGATCGATTAGTTAAAGTTGGATGTTTAATCAATAAGGATGATCAAGTCGATAATGTAACTCTCGATTCAACGATTCACTTAAATTCGAG TTTTCCCGATCAAGGCGAAATAATCATTGCTAACAGTACAATAAAACCAGTAATCAGAATAATGATTGTTGATCCGATAACCAATATGGATGTTAATGAAGTACAAATTGGACAAGAAATTCAACTTAGAGTTCAAATTGAACCAGCAGatg ggCCTTACGATATTTCACCAGGAAAACTTTGGGCAATAGGCGAAAACAATTCAGATTCGATTCTGTTATTGGATGATTCAGGATGTCCTGTACGACCAAATATATTTCCGGGGTTTATTAAAACACGATACCCCACCAAATTACTTTTAACATCTAATTTTCtagcttttaaatttataacgtcaaatacagtgaaatttaagattatgatacatttttgtattctaAAATGTCCTGAG gtaAACTGTACTTTAAATCGACAAATACGCAATACAGATTCTGACGATGATAACTTAATGaatgatgataaaaatttcagtcCATCCTCGAACGATACCGATGCCATGATACCTATTGAATATGTAATAAttgtaaatcaaaatatttcatcgGATAGGTATATGGACGACGGAAGAATTTTAATAGCTGGTTACG ataTTGGTCGAAACGAGGTTTGTTTGgattattatcttttattggGTCTTTTAATATTATGGTTTGTTATTCAACTGATTATCTTTGTCGGTTGTATTATGGTCGTAcgaaagtataaaaaactttATGGTATGACTTACATTGAGCCAACATCAGCTTTGAGCGATACACAAAGTAGAGCACAAAGTAATTGTAGTTGCGGAACACAAAGAAGCAATAATTCTCAGCGAAGGCTTCAATGGGATGACCATTTGTATATTGGACCATCTTCTTCCATTTACGATTAG